One window of the Osmerus mordax isolate fOsmMor3 chromosome 2, fOsmMor3.pri, whole genome shotgun sequence genome contains the following:
- the LOC136957481 gene encoding gap junction alpha-8 protein-like isoform X3, which translates to MGDWSFLGNILEEVNEHSTVIGRVWLTVLFIFRILILGTAAEFVWGDEQSDYVCNTQQPGCENVCYDEAFPISHIRLWVLQIIFVSTPSLVYVGHAVHHVHMEEKRKEREEAELSRQQELSEERLPLAPDQGSVRTTKETSTKGSKKFRLEGTLLRTYICHIIFKTLFEVGFVVGQYFLYGFRILPLYKCSRWPCPNTVDCFVSRPTEKTVFIIFMLAVACVSLFLNFVEISHLGLKKIRFVFRKPGPAPAQGEGSSPLPLPGKSLPPLTVPSLQRAKGYRLLEEEKAPPVTHLYPLTEVGMEAGRLAPPFQSLEEKPEEVLPMEEISKVYDETLPSYAQTTETAGVTLHPEEPEEEVQAREVSEERVEEVVDEEEEVEEEVDGEGGPPAEVGMEAADTIEDTRPLSRLSKASSRARSDDLTV; encoded by the coding sequence ATGGGTGACTGGAGCTTTCTGGGTAATATTTTAGAGGAAGTGAATGAGCACTCGACGGTGATCGGCCGGGTGTGGCTCACGGTGCTCTTCATCTTCCGCATCCTCATCCTCGGCACGGCGGCCGAGTTTGTGTGGGGCGACGAGCAGAGCGATTATGTCTGCAACACGCAGCAGCCTGGTTGCGAGAACGTGTGTTACGATGAGGCCTTCCCCATCTCCCACATCCGCCTGTGGGTCCTCCAGATCATCTTCGTCTCCACGCCGTCTCTGGTCTACGTGGGCCATGCTGTACATCACGTTCACATGGAGGAAAAGCGCAAAGAGCGCGAGGAGGCGGAGCTTAGCCGTCAGCAGGAGCTAAGCGAGGAGCGGTTGCCGCTGGCGCCCGACCAGGGAAGCGTCCGCACCACCAAGGAGACGAGCACCAAGGGAAGTAAGAAGTTCCGCTTGGAGGGCACACTGCTGAGGACCTACATCTGCCACATCATCTTCAAAACTCTGTTTGAGGTGGGATTCGTTGTGGGCCAGTACTTCCTGTACGGCTTCCGCATCCTGCCACTGTACAAGTGCAGCCGCTGGCCCTGCCCAAACACGGTGGACTGCTTCGTGTCTCGCCCCACAGAGAAGACCgtcttcatcatcttcatgcTGGCCGTGGCCTGCGTCTCGCTCTTCCTCAATTTCGTGGAGATCAGTCACTTGGGCCTGAAGAAAATACGCTTTGTCTTCAGGAAACCAGGCCCCGCCCCAGCCCAGGGTGAGGGCtcatcccccctgcccctcccaggGAAGAGCCTGCCCCCCCTGACCGTGCCTTCTCTGCAGAGGGCCAAGGGCTACCGGCTGCTCGAGGAGGAGAAGGCGCCCCCTGTCACACACCTGTACCCTCTGACAGAGGTGGgcatggaggctgggaggctggcacCACCCTTCcagagtctggaggagaagCCGGAGGAGGTCTTGCCCATGGAAGAAATCTCTAAGGTGTATGATGAGACTCTTCCCTCCTACGCCCAGACCACTGAGACAGCAGGGGTGACACTACACCCGGAGGAGCCCGAGGAAGAGGTGCAGGCGAGGGAGGtgtcagaggagagggtggaggaggtggtggatgaggaggaggaggtggaggaggaggttgacGGGGAGGGTGGGCCACCTGcagaggtggggatggaggcgGCAGATACGATAGAAGATACGAGACCACTGAGCAGGTTGAGTAAGGCCAGCAGCAGGGCACGGTCAGACGATCTCACTGTATGA
- the LOC136957481 gene encoding gap junction alpha-8 protein-like isoform X2, translated as MGDWSFLGNILEEVNEHSTVIGRVWLTVLFIFRILILGTAAEFVWGDEQSDYVCNTQQPGCENVCYDEAFPISHIRLWVLQIIFVSTPSLVYVGHAVHHVHMEEKRKEREEAELSRQQELSEERLPLAPDQGSVRTTKETSTKGSKKFRLEGTLLRTYICHIIFKTLFEVGFVVGQYFLYGFRILPLYKCSRWPCPNTVDCFVSRPTEKTVFIIFMLAVACVSLFLNFVEISHLGLKKIRFVFRKPGPAPAQGEGSSPLPLPGKSLPPLTVPSLQRAKGYRLLEEEKAPPVTHLYPLTEVGMEAGRLAPPFQSLEEKPEEVLPMEEISKVYDETLPSYAQTTETAGVTLHPEEPEEEVQAREVGMEAADTIEDTRPLSRLSKASSRARSDDLTV; from the exons ATGGGTGACTGGAGCTTTCTGGGTAATATTTTAGAGGAAGTGAATGAGCACTCGACGGTGATCGGCCGGGTGTGGCTCACGGTGCTCTTCATCTTCCGCATCCTCATCCTCGGCACGGCGGCCGAGTTTGTGTGGGGCGACGAGCAGAGCGATTATGTCTGCAACACGCAGCAGCCTGGTTGCGAGAACGTGTGTTACGATGAGGCCTTCCCCATCTCCCACATCCGCCTGTGGGTCCTCCAGATCATCTTCGTCTCCACGCCGTCTCTGGTCTACGTGGGCCATGCTGTACATCACGTTCACATGGAGGAAAAGCGCAAAGAGCGCGAGGAGGCGGAGCTTAGCCGTCAGCAGGAGCTAAGCGAGGAGCGGTTGCCGCTGGCGCCCGACCAGGGAAGCGTCCGCACCACCAAGGAGACGAGCACCAAGGGAAGTAAGAAGTTCCGCTTGGAGGGCACACTGCTGAGGACCTACATCTGCCACATCATCTTCAAAACTCTGTTTGAGGTGGGATTCGTTGTGGGCCAGTACTTCCTGTACGGCTTCCGCATCCTGCCACTGTACAAGTGCAGCCGCTGGCCCTGCCCAAACACGGTGGACTGCTTCGTGTCTCGCCCCACAGAGAAGACCgtcttcatcatcttcatgcTGGCCGTGGCCTGCGTCTCGCTCTTCCTCAATTTCGTGGAGATCAGTCACTTGGGCCTGAAGAAAATACGCTTTGTCTTCAGGAAACCAGGCCCCGCCCCAGCCCAGGGTGAGGGCtcatcccccctgcccctcccaggGAAGAGCCTGCCCCCCCTGACCGTGCCTTCTCTGCAGAGGGCCAAGGGCTACCGGCTGCTCGAGGAGGAGAAGGCGCCCCCTGTCACACACCTGTACCCTCTGACAGAGGTGGgcatggaggctgggaggctggcacCACCCTTCcagagtctggaggagaagCCGGAGGAGGTCTTGCCCATGGAAGAAATCTCTAAGGTGTATGATGAGACTCTTCCCTCCTACGCCCAGACCACTGAGACAGCAGGGGTGACACTACACCCGGAGGAGCCCGAGGAAGAGGTGCAGGCGAGGGAG gtggggatggaggcgGCAGATACGATAGAAGATACGAGACCACTGAGCAGGTTGAGTAAGGCCAGCAGCAGGGCACGGTCAGACGATCTCACTGTATGA
- the LOC136957481 gene encoding gap junction alpha-8 protein-like isoform X1 yields MGDWSFLGNILEEVNEHSTVIGRVWLTVLFIFRILILGTAAEFVWGDEQSDYVCNTQQPGCENVCYDEAFPISHIRLWVLQIIFVSTPSLVYVGHAVHHVHMEEKRKEREEAELSRQQELSEERLPLAPDQGSVRTTKETSTKGSKKFRLEGTLLRTYICHIIFKTLFEVGFVVGQYFLYGFRILPLYKCSRWPCPNTVDCFVSRPTEKTVFIIFMLAVACVSLFLNFVEISHLGLKKIRFVFRKPGPAPAQGEGSSPLPLPGKSLPPLTVPSLQRAKGYRLLEEEKAPPVTHLYPLTEVGMEAGRLTLPSYAQTTETAGVTLHPEEPEEEVQAREVSEERVEEVVDEEEEVEEEVDGEGGPPAEVGMEAADTIEDTRPLSRLSKASSRARSDDLTV; encoded by the exons ATGGGTGACTGGAGCTTTCTGGGTAATATTTTAGAGGAAGTGAATGAGCACTCGACGGTGATCGGCCGGGTGTGGCTCACGGTGCTCTTCATCTTCCGCATCCTCATCCTCGGCACGGCGGCCGAGTTTGTGTGGGGCGACGAGCAGAGCGATTATGTCTGCAACACGCAGCAGCCTGGTTGCGAGAACGTGTGTTACGATGAGGCCTTCCCCATCTCCCACATCCGCCTGTGGGTCCTCCAGATCATCTTCGTCTCCACGCCGTCTCTGGTCTACGTGGGCCATGCTGTACATCACGTTCACATGGAGGAAAAGCGCAAAGAGCGCGAGGAGGCGGAGCTTAGCCGTCAGCAGGAGCTAAGCGAGGAGCGGTTGCCGCTGGCGCCCGACCAGGGAAGCGTCCGCACCACCAAGGAGACGAGCACCAAGGGAAGTAAGAAGTTCCGCTTGGAGGGCACACTGCTGAGGACCTACATCTGCCACATCATCTTCAAAACTCTGTTTGAGGTGGGATTCGTTGTGGGCCAGTACTTCCTGTACGGCTTCCGCATCCTGCCACTGTACAAGTGCAGCCGCTGGCCCTGCCCAAACACGGTGGACTGCTTCGTGTCTCGCCCCACAGAGAAGACCgtcttcatcatcttcatgcTGGCCGTGGCCTGCGTCTCGCTCTTCCTCAATTTCGTGGAGATCAGTCACTTGGGCCTGAAGAAAATACGCTTTGTCTTCAGGAAACCAGGCCCCGCCCCAGCCCAGGGTGAGGGCtcatcccccctgcccctcccaggGAAGAGCCTGCCCCCCCTGACCGTGCCTTCTCTGCAGAGGGCCAAGGGCTACCGGCTGCTCGAGGAGGAGAAGGCGCCCCCTGTCACACACCTGTACCCTCTGACAGAGGTGGgcatggaggctgggaggctg ACTCTTCCCTCCTACGCCCAGACCACTGAGACAGCAGGGGTGACACTACACCCGGAGGAGCCCGAGGAAGAGGTGCAGGCGAGGGAGGtgtcagaggagagggtggaggaggtggtggatgaggaggaggaggtggaggaggaggttgacGGGGAGGGTGGGCCACCTGcagaggtggggatggaggcgGCAGATACGATAGAAGATACGAGACCACTGAGCAGGTTGAGTAAGGCCAGCAGCAGGGCACGGTCAGACGATCTCACTGTATGA